The following nucleotide sequence is from Podospora bellae-mahoneyi strain CBS 112042 chromosome 1 map unlocalized CBS112042p_1, whole genome shotgun sequence.
CTACCTATACCTGATCATCAAGAACACAAACAACCTTGCCCAGCCCGtatgaagggggggggaaagacGGTTCCTCTGGTGTCATTCGTCGTGGTCCCTGTTCCCGCCCATTCCGGCTCGGCTTCCTGCCCTGAAAAGTCTAACCGAGACGTTTCTTTCCCATACAAAAACACCGGTCGTTTCTAATAACTGATATCCCCCATTTGCTAAAAAATTGTCGCCATCAAGTTCGAGATGCGCTCAACTGTGTTGAAAGCCAGAGTTTAACGGGTGCTCAACCGTACTGTAGCAGAAACCTCGCCCCAGAAACAAAACGCCATGCAGTATGTGACAAGCTACTCACAACTTGTTTCCAGGTCCCAGAGCCGACGTGGTCGGCCACTGGTACCCAGCAGCGTCGCTGAACTTGTATCCGTACGACGATGTGAAGTCGTCGAGAACGGCAGGGCCACGCGAGCCTGAACATCACCAATTAGTATCTGAACTGAGTCATGCTGTCTATCGTCTCAACGTACCATATGGGTATTCCATGGGGATGATCTCCTTGTTATCGTCCAGGtagtggaggagaggagtaAAGATGCGCCAGCTGGCGTCGAGCTCGTCGTCACGAACAAAGTTGGAGTGGTCACCCTTCAAGCAGTCCAGGATAAGAGACTCGTAGGCCTCGGGGATCTTGAGATCCGAGAAGCGTCTACGGTAGGTAAGATCCAACTCGGTGACGACCGTCTGCATGGTCAGACCGGGGAGCTTTGAGTTCATCTTGATGTAGACACTCTCGTTCGGTTGAATGCGCATAACCAATTCGTTGCGTGGAATGTCCTTGAAGATGCCCGAGGTAACATCCTTGAACTGAACACGAATCTCGGTCTTTTGCTCATTAAGCGCCTTGCCCGCCTTCATGATGAACGGTACGCCATCCCACCTCTCGTTCTTGATGTAGGCAACGAGCGCGCAGAATGTTGGGCAGCGCGAATCCTTGGGCACTGTGTCATCCTCCTTGTACGAGGGCTTGCTGCCGTCCAGCGACTTGCCATACTGTCCAATGATGACGTTCTTGGGCTCGATGGCGGGGATGGCGCGGAGTACCCGCACCTTCTCATCTCTGATATCCTCGGATGAAAAGGAGATGGGTCTTTCCATGGCGAGGAGTGTAAGGACCTGGAGAAGATGGTTCTGCATAACGTCACGGATGATGCCAAACTCGTCAAAATAACCGCCGCGGCCTTCGGTGCCGAATGGCTCCTTGAAGGTGATCTGGACATTGTCGATGTGGTGCCTGTTCCAGGTGGCACCGAGGAACGAGTTACCGAATCGAAGGATGAGAATGTTCTTGACCATTTCTTTGCCCAAGTAGTGGTCGATACGGaagagctcctcctccttccagtcGGGCTCCAGAGACTTTTGCAGTTCCCGGGAGCTGGCAAGGTCCTTACCGAATGGCTTCTCGACCTAGTTGTCAGGTTGGTTAGCAGGGTGTTGAGCTAGCTGAATAGGAGTCAACCCACAATGACACGGGCAACGCCCCTTGATGGGTAGCAGCACTTCTTCAAATGTTGCGACACGATGGTGAAAACACTGGGAGGCAGGGCCATGTAGAAGAGTCTGTtggcctccttcttgtcggactcgagcttctcgaggtGCTGGTTGAGCTGTTGGAAGGACTCGTCACGGTCATATTGACCAGAGACATATGAACAGATGTTGAGGAActcctccagctgctgtTCCGTATCCTTCGTGGGAGTTTTTATGTATGTCTTGATTCGGCGGATGTATTCGTCATGGTCCATCTTTGTCCGGGCATATCCGACGATCTTGATGTCCTTGGGCAGGAATTGGTTCCGGTACTAtcgcggggagggggggttcgAAGTTTAGTAATCTAATCTCGAGGCCCTCGGGAGAGGACTTTGCTAACTTACGAGGCCGAAAAGGGCTGGATACTGTGATGACAAAGTTAGCTCAATGGCTCTGACACACACTCTAGAATTTCCTCTCTCTATGACACATacagtcttcttctttgcgaGATCGCCGGACGCGCCAAGGACAACGATGACAGtgttctccttgagctcgaCGGCCCTGTTCGGATCGTTAGCATAATGTCTATGCGCTCTCCCTCCTGTGACTGTTTCCGCCAGAAACTGGCCCAATCTCGTATGCTGCCATCGCCGTCTTGGGGCAAACCACCACAGAATGCAGTCACCGTCGAGATCGCGAGCGCGCAAGGCTCGAACAAAGCTATCCTGGTCGTCCTGAGCTCCACAGGAAGCAGAGCGATGATTCAATGGCGGGGTCCGGGACGGACTTACCCAGCAGTGTGCAGGTCAGCGGCCATCTTGTCGGTTGGTTCTGTCCAGCAGGGTCTTGTGTTCAAAAAGGCAGGGAAACGGAGCTGAGGAGATTTCAGGGAAGCCGGCAGCAAAGAGGACAGAAAGTTTTTTTGTtgacaggaggagggatgggaaaACTAATCGGAGTCCGACCAAGTTTCGGGGATAATGGTATTTCTACCGCcctgggggagaggggggttgagtGATGCGCAGACTGGAGCTAGAGCGCAGGGCACCTTGACGAGGGGGGAGCTTACTCAGGGTCCCCGCAGGCCTTTACGTACTTGGTTGCCCTGGGCCTTGAAGGGGGAGCTTGGACTGGGTCCGTGTTAGGACCCCTAACATGACATATCGTCATGACAATCGAGGAGTCCGGATGGCAGAAACAGTCAGCTGCTTGCAGGCCTACACGAAATATCTACGTGCCTCGGGACACCCCCGAAACGGGGCATCGCAAAGTGAAGTTTTGCGCGGTTGCCGCTCCCAGGACAGTCACCCCCTCTGGCAAGGCATACCCGGCGAGCGGTGTGTGAAAGACCATGAGCAGAGTTGGGTCGGTCTGATTCCCGGCCACAAAAGATTTGATTCTCAGATACACTAACACTAACCGGTCCCGGCGCTTTGGAAGCTTGCGTCTTGCAAAGGCAGTGACCCAGAATCCCCAACGCGGTAATACACACCCTTTTCCCAATTCTGAGGCCGGCGAGGTACGGCACATGCCACGCCTATCTCAACCAACTAGACGGGACGCTGCAAAAGAGGGGCAAGCATAAAGCAGAGGGCATTCCATGTTGACGAGATGCAATTATGTCTGCCCTGAGATTCAGTTGCACAATATGTAGCATCAGTGTTTTGGCGGATGAAGGTAAGGTAGGGCTGCTCGTGGAGGGGCACCGCTTGCGACTTGTTGAGCTAGGTGGGGTATCCGAATCTTGTCGAGCTCCCCCCTGGCTCGATTTGAGCTCTGGCCACATCAAAGGGGGGGGCCGCCttcaaccctccccctcgtcaccctcctccgcctccacgCCGCCTACATGTTGTCCGCTACCCACTTCTGTAGGCGAAGGAAATAACGCAGTCACAGTGGAGGACGCTGGCCTCGCCAAAGGCCGAGCTGCCAGTCAAATAAAACAGGCAAAAATGGCACGTTGTGGTGCGGAGATCCCGGAATAGTTTTGTTGGTCAAGGGTTCGCTCGCCGGCAGAATGCGTCAAGTTTGACTCCCCCCACGTTGACACTTGCTAGCTCCGGTGAGCAAGCACCGAGAGACCAAAGAGAAAATCGATTCCATAATGAAAAGTTCCCACCCGGGAGAAGCTTCTTCACATCTGGTGACAAGTGTATTCTCTCTTGTCAAGTCCGCGGGCCAGAGAATTATCCAAGGTCTCTGGACACAACTGACGCACTTCTCCGCGGGGTTGAGGGTCTCCGGAGCCGACGCTCAGAGTCCGTGGTGGTCTCAGGAGTTCGGACATCCCACATCTGCAACCAACCCTTGGTCGGGCGGGCCAAGACTGACAATTTGGATGTTTTGGCCACTTCAGAATATCGAAAAGAATGGCCAAGCATACCTCCGACTTCCGGGCCGGCTTCGCATGTCGTGATGCTGGTGGAGTGCTTCCTAAAAAGAGTCTTGAGCATCTTCCCTGTACGGCTTATATTACCCGCCCGCCCTGCAACCGCTTATTTCCCTCAGAAATGCTTATCAGATCTTGAGAACGTGGCTTTGATTTTCAGCTTGAATTCCCGGACATCTGTTGACATGTTTCGAGCCAGATGGTCGGCAGAGAGGTCGTGTTCGGAGTGGGGGTTATGTTGAATGCTGTTCACAGCTGGTTGGTTGTTCTGAAGGTTGGATACAAACCATGCCCATGAGAGGGAGATAATGGCTCTAACAGGCGACTGGGGCCGACCAAATTGTCTGATTCGAGATTACAAAGCTGAAGCCGCGCTGaaccgagaagctcaagaggGTGACGTACGGGGGCTAGCAGCGGCATGGGGATTGTCAGAGGTCCAGTGCTGTTATCTGATGAATCATCACTTCAGGTTCTCCTCGGTCGTCGGTCGTCGGTTGCAGGAAGTCCACAGCCGTTGTGCTCATCGCAGATTTTCTCTTGGCATCGAGCCAACTGGACAGGGATCAGGGGGAGACAGCACTGACAATTTTTGCGATTGCATCACTCGTGGCTGAAGacccaccagccacacctCGCTGAGTGCAGGGGCCAGGCGGGAGTGCCCCACAGAACTTCAGAGGTCGCTCCTGCCTGCCGAACTCGGCGCCACAGATAATCCGCCCCGCTAAACTGGCCCAAGCCCTACCAAATCCCACCATGCGAATTTTCGAATTCATTTGGCGTGCCGAAGGTAAGTGCAGAGCCACATTCACGTCGCCAAACGCCGGACCTCTAATCAGCACGACATTTTGCTGATTGCCCTTGACCGTGGCAAGGAAGAATCTCAGAGGGAAATCACCAAGCCATCAAAATGCCTACCGAAGCTGGTCATAGACGTGAGTCTGCCCGAGTAtccgcagcaacaacagcagcgacATCGTCAACGCGAAATCTGGGCACCTTCATGGCCGCCGTCACGACAATGTTGGCGATGGTCGCTGCTGGATTGCCAATCGACTGAAAGACCATGGGCTAACATGTCTGATCTAGTATATGTCAAGTGAGTGAAACCCCACCGGCAATTCGACCCGCTGCGAATCGAACCGAACACCACGACGCAACATTGCGATTCAGAATTTCGAAATGCCCGATTCGACTCGATAAGAAGCGCGAGACTGACCAGATTCCATCCATAGGGGTCGCCACCTGAGCTACCAACGCTCCAGGCACGCCGTCCACTCCAAGACCTCTCTCATCAAGATTGAGGGCGTTGACGACACAAACGCTGCCAAGTAGGTTGCGAATCGGCTTTGGGGACTACAGAAGGACAGGAGTTAACAATGGGCACAGCTTCTACCTTGGCAAGAAGGTTGCGTACGTCTACCGTGGTCAGAAGGAGGTTCGCGGCACCAAGATCCGCGTTATCTGGGGCAAGGTCACCAGACCACATGGTACGATATATCGGGAGCTCTCTTCGCAGCGGCTTTTTCTTGGAAAGTGTCTCTTTGTGCTGACACTCTTGATACAGGCAACTCCGGCGTCGTCCGCGCCAAGTTCCAGACCCCTCTCCCCGCTAAGTCTTTCGGCGCCTCGGTTCGCATCATGCTctacccctccaccatctaaATAGAGATGGGGGAGAATGGGCTGGGCAGGAGTTGGTCGGTAACGGGTGGTTCATGATTTCGGTGCATATGGAATTAGACAGGGACTTGACGAAATCAACAACGGACGGCCTTGCTTTCTAGCATTAAAATCAGGGCAATCGCAAAAAATGACAAAATGCCATTTGAGGATCCGCAACATCTGGGGTGCAAAGGGATTTCAGTGCTTTGGGTGTGTTGCGGGATGGGACACAAAATCGGCAGTTCAGGGGCGGCACTTGACAAGAGTCTTGCCTTGTCAAAAATACAACATTAATGGCCAGCCTGGGGCTGAGAAGAATCAACAGGTCTTTCCAGACGACGACAATTGTGGCTTGGATGCTCGGTTGGTTGTGAgctgggaatggggggggcTATTCTTGCCTGGGATCTGGCCACGAGGTtgtgtttttatttttttgagAAGGGCCTTGGGTCAGACAGCAGTTATCAGAACCACTCAGTCTTCCATTTTCTCAATTCGTTCTCAATATGGATTCTTGATTCTTGTGTGTTGTGGCGTGTTGCTAACCAGTGTTGAACAGAGCTTATCCAAGGGACAGAGCTTATCCAAGGGGCAGAACCCATCCAGGTTTCACCTGTGTGCAGTATGGTCGTCGCCCtagccatcatcacccaagaTGTTGATTAGACCAGCTTTCAGAAACGCCCATCATTAGTAACAAGATTGCCAGCCGTCAGCCTACTACCAACAACCCATATCTCAACTACCGTATCTCAACTACCATATCTCAACCGCCATATCTCAACCACCATATCTCAACAGCCCATATCCTACGAATTCCGCATCCACAACCTCACAACCCCCATATACCATTCCCGGCGGAATTTGCCATCGATCTTATATCCTTGCCTAGgtctcccccatcccacctgACCACAACGAAACTCGCAGGCGGGTTGCTGGTCTTTGAGGCTTGTTGCTCACATGTTACAGACTCTTTTGTTTCTCCCACACCGCCAGCGTTGGTGGAGTGAGGAAGGTGTTCTTGGCTTCTTCGTTTTCTTGTTTACAGGGGGCAAATATCACTTCacgtaggtaggtacctaggcTGACTTGATGATTGATGTATACTGACAGTCCTgtcatatatatatatatatagatatgTATTCATACATACATAATGTTGCAATATCAGCTCTCTTCTCTCTGTCCGCTTCAATACTAACTCTTGTTAGCTGGCGAGGGGGATATGTTTTGAAATGCCACAGGCCGTTTTTACGTCCGTTCTTCCTGTGAGATTGGGTTGAGGTACAAGGGCGGGgcaaggcggtggaggcgtgGTGCAACGGGTGGTTTTGTtatgtgggaggggaggggaggggagggtagGTGGGTGTTTGTGTTGCGGTGGGATGAGGCTCTGATGGTTGTTATTGTTGAGGTGGTTCGAGTTCCTACCTATCTAGGTGTTTATGCGGAATATTGTGCATGCTGTCTGGGGCAGGCTGGTGGGCAGTGAATTGAGGCAGTGCTGTCCTGTGATTCTTCAGCGAGAAAAGAGGTggcaaagaaaacaagatgTGAAGGGTCAGTCAAAGTTGATCAATCATATCGCTTTTTTCGTTCGTGCTAGAATGTACCTACCTATCCCTGTGCTACACAGTTCATCTCAACGTGAAGTGGTTACAGCGCCTAATATCAGGGTGGACTTGAGGAAACGAAACACAGGTACAGCAGGTGGGTGGGCTGAGAGGTAAAGGTTTTTTATTCCCCGATCTCACCTTTCTTTCAGCATctctgtttgtttgtttgcgTTTAGGTTGGTGGTTTTTGTCATTTGGTCTGATGCTGGTTCTCGGTCGAAATGGAGATTCAGATCTTGTGTCAtttaccccctccccctccccttgtGTCTATGTCTCTGTGTCGTCCAGAGTCAAAAAGTCCAAAGTGTCACTTTGGAACATGCGACAGGTGGTCTCGTCTCAAAGCAAGACGACATCGGCCTTTCTCGGCCCACCCATGGAAGCTGAGATGGAAGACGACAGACCCTTTGTGTTACTTGCTTGATATGAGCAGCGCCACAGGCGCCTCATTTGTTTTGGATCAGTTCCCGAACAGCTGGGATGGGATCGACAATCAGGCTGGCTAGCTTCGGCAGATAGGTTTCTCAACAGTCGGCCGGGGTTCACGGCCCTGGTCACGGTCACGGACCTGGGGTTCATCATGGGTGTGGCTTGCTTGAGATGATGTGTCTGAGACTAGGGTTAGACActgagaggggggttgacgAACGACGAAAGCAGAGGTGTCTCGGTTTACGATAACGACATTTTGGTCTTCTCGAACGATTTATGAGATGGCcgggccgaggtggagggtgatggcggcATGGTGTGCGGCCGGGGATGCAGCCAGGATCACATAATACGGCGCCACGACGCCACAGTGAGAGATGTAAAAATCCAAGTAGCTGACTTTATATCTTCAGTTTCTCCAGCTCTTTTTGCTGGACGGTTTCGCTGAAGCCTTATGCCCATGCTGGAGAGTAAAACTTGACTTGAAAAAACACCGGCGGGCTGGAACAATATCCAGCGTGCCGGCCTTGCGGTTAAGCTCTCTGCATCAAGCCCACCCAGGCCATCCCGCTAGTTCCCGGGCCTGGGGTTCCCACGTTGCCAAACAACTGGATACGCATTGGTCGTCCCCATTCGATCGAAGACAACCACGTTCTCGTGTTGATCCGACTGGGGAAGAGTGGGGTCATGATTGACAGATTGACAGGAGCTAGAAGCAAGATCATCGCCCTGTGAAGCCTGCTTCTTGTGCTTCCATCCTCTCAGGGCCTGGTTGGTTCGATCGACTTTGGGAAACGACGTGTATGCTAACTTGTCTCAAAAAGACTAGGAAAAACCTGCTTTCTGGGAAAAAGGCTCAAGTCAAGGAAGCATATTGCTACtttaccccttttctttACGTATCAAGAAACTAAATGGGTACACCGGAAATTTGAAAGGTTGGAAAGAGGCAAAAGGTGGTGATATATGCGGGCGGTGTTTTGTTGTGACTTGATGTCCGGCTCCGTGCCGGACTTTATGGTTATTCTGGCCCGCCGTTGTtgactttgttgttgttgcctttGAAATCTTGGTTACGTGTAAAGCGTGTACTACCTACCTTTATGCAGCAATAAGGCAATGAgtagggagggagggtggctTCACAACCAGAAAACCTGAAGCTGCAATGCTACCCTCCTGCCCCCCCACCGTTAAAAGATGGCTCTTGTGTCCACGAGTCGGGTAGTTTGGTATGGTGCCGAAGTTGAAAAGGGATAAGCCCAATCCTTTTCCAGAAATGCGCACCAACTTAGATCGGGATTCGAGTGTGCCAACACAGCAGTTGTGGCGTGGACGTTGGAAT
It contains:
- the RPL33B gene encoding 60S ribosomal protein L33B (COG:J; EggNog:ENOG503P41A), which translates into the protein MPTEAGHRHSIHRGRHLSYQRSRHAVHSKTSLIKIEGVDDTNAAKLRIGFGDYRRTGVNNGHSFYLGKKVAYVYRGQKEVRGTKIRVIWGKVTRPHGNSGVVRAKFQTPLPAKSFGASVRIMLYPSTI
- the ZWF1 gene encoding Glucose-6-phosphate 1-dehydrogenase (BUSCO:EOG09261N64; COG:G; EggNog:ENOG503NWH9) yields the protein MAADLHTAGAVELKENTVIVVLGASGDLAKKKTYPALFGLYRNQFLPKDIKIVGYARTKMDHDEYIRRIKTYIKTPTKDTEQQLEEFLNICSYVSGQYDRDESFQQLNQHLEKLESDKKEANRLFYMALPPSVFTIVSQHLKKCCYPSRGVARVIVEKPFGKDLASSRELQKSLEPDWKEEELFRIDHYLGKEMVKNILILRFGNSFLGATWNRHHIDNVQITFKEPFGTEGRGGYFDEFGIIRDVMQNHLLQVLTLLAMERPISFSSEDIRDEKVRVLRAIPAIEPKNVIIGQYGKSLDGSKPSYKEDDTVPKDSRCPTFCALVAYIKNERWDGVPFIMKAGKALNEQKTEIRVQFKDVTSGIFKDIPRNELVMRIQPNESVYIKMNSKLPGLTMQTVVTELDLTYRRRFSDLKIPEAYESLILDCLKGDHSNFVRDDELDASWRIFTPLLHYLDDNKEIIPMEYPYGSRGPAVLDDFTSSYGYKFSDAAGYQWPTTSALGPGNKL